Proteins from a single region of Aerococcus viridans:
- a CDS encoding heavy metal translocating P-type ATPase: protein MMRDTYTIEGMTCASCAQAVEKSVGKLAGMDAANVNLATEKLTVTYDDQQVSEADITQAVENAGYKAVKNLSATSFEIEGMTCASCAQAIEKSVGKLASVSSVNVNLATEKMTVTFDEAALNVSDIVHTVEDTGYQAKLETSEQEGTSQAERQSAHIQALWRRFLWSAVFTVPLLYIAMGPMLPFGGLPLPEFLNPMTNAVNFAAIQLLLTLPVVYLGRDFYKVGFKALFKGHPNMDSLIAIGTAAALGQGIVMTGLLVSGQLHVGHGHPDLYFESAAVILTLITLGKYLETVSKGKTSEAIKKLMGLAPKMARVMRDGQEVEVAIDQVVTGDILVVRPGEKIPVDGEVVEGSSAVDEAMITGESIPIEKRVGDKVVGASINKNGTFQFKATKVGKDTTLAQIIQLVEEAQGSKAPIAKLADKVSGIFVPIVMGLAAISGLAWHFLGQESWVFALSITISVLVIACPCALGLATPTAIMVGTGKGAENGVLIKSGDALEETHKVQTIVFDKTGTITEGKPVVTDIKAFNGADADDILQVAASAEVGSEHPLGEAIVAEAKDRKLALTASQDFQAIPGHGLQVSLNDRIVLLGNSKLMADHNIDLSDARAVADQLATEGKTPMFVGVDGQLLGIIAVADTVKENSIAAIQKLHRMGIEVAMITGDNKGTAEAIAKQVGIDRVFSEVLPEDKANEVKKLQDEGLHVAMVGDGINDAPALAQANVGIAIGSGTDVAIESADIVLMRSDLMDVPTSVELSKATILNIKQNLFWAFAYNVVGIPIAMGILYLFGGPLLSPMFAGAAMSLSSVSVLLNALRLKRFKV from the coding sequence ATGATGAGAGATACTTATACAATTGAAGGCATGACTTGTGCATCCTGTGCGCAAGCGGTCGAGAAATCGGTAGGCAAGTTAGCCGGCATGGATGCTGCGAATGTGAACTTGGCAACTGAAAAGTTGACGGTTACTTATGATGACCAACAAGTTTCAGAGGCTGATATCACTCAGGCAGTTGAAAATGCAGGTTACAAGGCGGTGAAAAATTTATCGGCGACCAGTTTTGAAATTGAAGGGATGACCTGTGCGTCTTGCGCCCAAGCGATTGAGAAATCGGTAGGTAAATTAGCTTCTGTTTCATCGGTAAATGTGAATTTAGCCACTGAAAAAATGACAGTGACCTTTGATGAAGCGGCCCTAAATGTTTCTGATATAGTTCATACAGTTGAAGATACGGGCTACCAAGCCAAATTGGAAACCAGTGAACAGGAAGGGACTAGTCAAGCCGAGCGTCAAAGTGCCCATATCCAAGCTTTATGGCGCCGCTTTTTATGGTCTGCCGTTTTCACTGTGCCTTTACTTTATATAGCCATGGGTCCTATGCTACCCTTTGGCGGTTTACCCTTACCTGAATTCTTGAATCCAATGACCAATGCCGTGAATTTTGCGGCTATCCAGTTGTTGCTGACCTTACCGGTAGTGTATTTGGGACGCGACTTCTACAAAGTGGGTTTTAAAGCCCTCTTTAAAGGACACCCCAATATGGATTCCTTGATCGCTATTGGGACAGCGGCAGCGCTTGGTCAAGGGATTGTGATGACAGGTCTATTGGTGTCCGGCCAGCTGCATGTGGGTCACGGTCATCCTGACTTATACTTTGAGTCAGCAGCGGTTATATTGACATTAATTACTTTAGGGAAATATTTGGAGACTGTGTCTAAGGGCAAGACGTCTGAAGCCATTAAAAAATTGATGGGCTTGGCACCGAAAATGGCCCGAGTAATGCGCGACGGTCAAGAGGTTGAAGTGGCGATTGACCAGGTGGTGACGGGCGATATTTTGGTCGTTCGCCCTGGCGAGAAAATACCAGTTGATGGCGAGGTCGTTGAGGGCAGCTCAGCGGTTGACGAAGCCATGATTACTGGGGAGAGTATCCCAATTGAAAAAAGGGTAGGCGACAAGGTTGTTGGTGCATCTATCAACAAAAATGGGACATTCCAATTCAAGGCCACTAAGGTCGGCAAGGACACAACCCTTGCGCAAATTATCCAACTTGTTGAAGAAGCGCAAGGGTCTAAAGCGCCGATTGCTAAATTAGCAGATAAAGTGTCGGGTATTTTCGTACCCATTGTGATGGGCTTAGCGGCGATTTCTGGACTTGCCTGGCATTTCCTAGGGCAAGAATCATGGGTATTTGCCTTGTCAATTACCATTTCCGTTCTAGTGATTGCTTGTCCATGTGCCTTAGGTTTGGCGACGCCAACAGCGATTATGGTGGGGACTGGTAAGGGTGCCGAAAATGGCGTCTTGATTAAGAGTGGGGATGCCCTAGAGGAAACTCATAAAGTTCAAACCATTGTTTTTGACAAAACAGGTACCATTACCGAAGGCAAACCTGTAGTGACAGATATTAAAGCTTTCAATGGCGCGGATGCAGATGATATTTTGCAAGTTGCAGCGTCTGCAGAAGTGGGGTCAGAACATCCACTAGGTGAAGCGATTGTAGCTGAAGCCAAGGACCGCAAGTTGGCATTAACAGCTAGCCAAGATTTCCAAGCGATTCCTGGACACGGCTTACAAGTTAGCTTGAATGACCGAATCGTTTTGTTAGGCAACAGTAAATTAATGGCTGATCACAATATAGATTTATCGGATGCAAGAGCTGTGGCTGACCAATTGGCTACTGAGGGTAAAACGCCCATGTTTGTTGGGGTTGACGGCCAATTATTAGGGATTATCGCAGTAGCGGATACGGTCAAAGAAAACTCTATAGCAGCTATCCAAAAATTACACCGAATGGGCATTGAAGTGGCCATGATCACAGGCGACAACAAGGGGACAGCTGAGGCGATTGCCAAACAAGTCGGTATCGACCGGGTCTTTAGTGAAGTCTTGCCGGAAGACAAGGCTAATGAAGTGAAGAAATTACAAGATGAAGGCTTACACGTGGCCATGGTTGGTGATGGGATCAATGATGCACCAGCGCTTGCCCAAGCCAATGTCGGAATTGCCATTGGTTCCGGGACTGATGTAGCCATTGAATCAGCAGATATTGTCTTGATGCGTAGCGACTTAATGGACGTACCAACATCAGTTGAGTTGAGTAAAGCAACTATTCTCAACATTAAACAAAATCTCTTTTGGGCCTTCGCCTATAATGTGGTTGGGATTCCAATCGCCATGGGTATCCTCTACCTGTTTGGTGGCCCATTATTAAGTCCTATGTTTGCTGGTGCAGCCATGAGCTTGAGTTCAGTTTCTGTGTTGTTAAATGCCCTTCGCTTAAAGCGCTTTAAAGTATAG
- a CDS encoding heavy-metal-associated domain-containing protein produces the protein MNTKTYLVPDMSCAHCKARIEKEVTGLNGVEAADVPVESKVLTVKFDDQVVDSAAIVAAVAEAGYTANPQ, from the coding sequence ATGAATACGAAAACTTACTTAGTCCCAGATATGTCATGTGCCCACTGCAAGGCGCGTATTGAAAAGGAAGTAACTGGCTTAAATGGCGTTGAAGCAGCGGATGTACCGGTTGAAAGCAAAGTGTTAACGGTCAAATTTGATGATCAAGTAGTAGATAGTGCGGCCATTGTGGCTGCTGTTGCGGAAGCGGGCTATACAGCCAACCCGCAATAA
- a CDS encoding adenylosuccinate synthase: protein MSGIVVVGTQWGDEGKGKITDFLAKDASVIVRYQGGDNAGHTIQFDGTKYALHLIPSGIFSSEKLSIIGNGVVVNPKALIKELNYLKDHGIDVSGLRISDRAHVILPYHIELDRLQEEAKGDDKIGTTIKGIGPAYTDKASRSGIRVCDLLEKDTFAAKLKANLAFNNQIITKIYGGQALNFEEVYEEYYAYGQEIKGYVADTSVIINDFLDRGENVLFEGAQGNLLDIDQGTYPYVTSSNPVSGGATVGTGVGPTRFNKVVGVAKAYTSRVGEGAFPTELFDAVGDQIREVGREFGTTTGRPRRVGWFDSVVMRHSKRISGLTDLSLNSIDVLSGLETVKICVAYETADGTRIDHYPASLQQLAECTPVYEELPGWSEDITACKTLEELPANARQYVERVAELVGVNIATFSVGPDRTQTNILEDIWNS from the coding sequence ATGTCAGGGATTGTCGTAGTAGGTACACAGTGGGGAGACGAAGGTAAAGGTAAAATTACCGATTTTCTAGCCAAAGATGCATCAGTGATCGTACGTTACCAAGGTGGGGACAACGCAGGTCACACGATTCAATTTGACGGCACTAAGTACGCTTTACACTTAATTCCATCAGGTATCTTTTCATCTGAGAAGTTATCTATCATCGGAAACGGCGTTGTTGTAAATCCGAAAGCATTGATTAAAGAATTGAACTACCTAAAGGACCATGGCATTGATGTGAGCGGCTTACGTATTTCAGACCGTGCTCATGTGATTTTACCTTATCATATTGAGTTGGACCGTCTTCAAGAAGAAGCTAAGGGCGACGACAAGATTGGTACAACAATTAAAGGTATTGGTCCAGCTTATACTGACAAAGCTAGCCGTAGCGGTATTCGTGTGTGTGACTTATTGGAAAAAGATACGTTCGCTGCTAAGCTTAAGGCGAATCTAGCATTCAATAATCAAATCATTACGAAAATCTACGGTGGTCAAGCCTTGAACTTTGAAGAAGTATATGAAGAATACTACGCTTATGGCCAAGAAATCAAAGGCTATGTAGCGGACACTTCAGTGATTATTAATGACTTCTTAGACCGCGGCGAAAATGTCTTATTTGAAGGTGCTCAAGGTAACCTATTGGATATCGACCAAGGTACATACCCATATGTAACATCATCTAATCCAGTTTCAGGTGGTGCGACAGTTGGTACTGGTGTTGGACCAACACGCTTTAATAAAGTTGTGGGTGTAGCGAAAGCTTATACTTCGCGTGTTGGTGAAGGTGCCTTCCCAACTGAATTATTTGATGCGGTTGGTGATCAAATCAGAGAAGTTGGACGCGAATTTGGTACAACTACTGGCCGTCCACGCCGTGTTGGTTGGTTCGACTCTGTTGTGATGCGTCACTCTAAACGTATCTCTGGATTAACTGATTTATCATTGAATTCAATTGATGTATTGTCAGGGTTAGAAACAGTGAAGATCTGTGTAGCTTACGAAACAGCTGATGGTACACGCATTGACCACTACCCAGCAAGTCTACAACAATTGGCTGAATGTACACCAGTTTACGAGGAGTTGCCAGGTTGGTCTGAGGATATCACTGCTTGTAAGACTTTAGAAGAATTACCAGCAAATGCACGCCAATACGTTGAACGTGTAGCAGAATTGGTTGGCGTGAACATCGCTACATTCTCTGTAGGTCCAGACCGTACGCAAACAAACATTTTAGAAGATATTTGGAATAGCTAA
- the dnaB gene encoding replicative DNA helicase — translation MAENLDHTTPPQSIEAEQAVLGAILLDSDVFISVLEYVSADDFYSRANQLIFEAMEELNRDDEAIDALTVQQKLNNMHMLENVGGYEYIFQLANDTPTAANAEYYARIVEEKSLLRKLIQASNKIARDSFEQEESVSVILDEAEKSILNVAENRNRNGFIHIRDVVFESMQNLDDLSKNGQDVTGIPTGYPDLDAMTAGLQPEELIILAARPAVGKTAFALNIAQNVATKQDGVVAVFSLEMGAGSLVNRMICAEGSINAGHLRTGQLTEDEWSDLIVASGALSEADIYIDDTPGIRVTEIRSKSRRLLKERGRLDLIVIDYLQLIEGSGKRNENRQQEVSDISRQLKKIAKELHVPVIALSQLSRGVEQRQDKRPVLSDIRESGSIEQDADIVAFLYRDDYYERGEGEDDDGGEPRLEDNIVEVIIEKNRSGARGTVKLIFTKEFNKFSSVSFRTDDEMFA, via the coding sequence TTGGCGGAGAATTTAGATCATACAACACCGCCTCAAAGTATAGAGGCTGAGCAAGCTGTGCTCGGTGCCATCTTACTTGATTCCGATGTGTTCATTTCAGTGCTGGAGTATGTTTCTGCCGATGATTTTTATAGTCGTGCAAACCAACTTATTTTTGAAGCGATGGAAGAACTGAACCGGGATGATGAGGCAATTGATGCATTAACGGTTCAACAAAAATTAAATAACATGCATATGCTTGAAAATGTTGGCGGCTACGAGTACATTTTCCAATTGGCAAATGATACCCCGACTGCAGCGAATGCGGAATACTATGCCCGCATAGTTGAAGAGAAATCTTTATTGAGAAAGCTGATTCAAGCTTCTAATAAGATTGCCCGCGATAGTTTTGAGCAAGAGGAGTCAGTATCTGTCATTTTAGATGAGGCTGAAAAGTCTATTTTAAATGTGGCAGAAAACCGAAATCGAAATGGATTTATCCATATTCGAGATGTCGTGTTCGAGTCTATGCAAAATTTAGATGATTTATCTAAAAATGGTCAGGACGTAACAGGGATTCCAACTGGTTATCCTGATCTAGATGCGATGACAGCTGGGCTGCAACCAGAAGAGTTGATTATTCTAGCAGCACGTCCGGCCGTTGGTAAGACAGCCTTTGCTTTGAATATCGCACAGAATGTGGCAACTAAGCAAGATGGTGTTGTCGCAGTCTTTTCTTTGGAGATGGGGGCTGGATCTCTGGTAAATCGTATGATTTGTGCGGAAGGTAGTATAAATGCTGGTCATTTAAGGACCGGACAGCTAACTGAAGATGAATGGTCAGATTTGATCGTTGCTTCAGGGGCGCTATCGGAAGCGGATATTTATATTGATGATACACCAGGTATTAGGGTAACCGAAATTCGTTCTAAGAGTAGACGTCTACTTAAAGAACGGGGGCGCCTGGACTTAATTGTGATAGACTACCTTCAATTAATTGAAGGGTCTGGTAAACGAAATGAAAACAGACAACAAGAAGTGTCTGATATTTCGCGACAATTAAAGAAAATCGCCAAAGAATTACACGTGCCTGTAATCGCCTTATCTCAATTATCACGTGGTGTGGAACAGCGGCAGGATAAACGTCCCGTCCTTTCTGACATTCGTGAGTCGGGATCAATCGAGCAGGATGCGGATATCGTTGCTTTCCTATATCGTGATGATTATTATGAACGTGGCGAGGGCGAAGATGATGATGGTGGCGAACCGAGACTAGAAGATAATATCGTAGAGGTTATTATCGAGAAAAACCGGTCCGGTGCGCGTGGAACAGTGAAACTTATTTTTACAAAAGAATTTAACAAATTTTCATCAGTGAGCTTTAGAACTGATGATGAAATGTTTGCATAA
- the rplI gene encoding 50S ribosomal protein L9, with protein MKVIFLQDVKNQGKKGQVKEVPNGYAQNFLLKKGLAKEATASAVSAQRGKEKANEKQAQEELQEAKDLKAKIEDEKTVVTIKAKGGEDGRLFGSVPSKQIATGMLKQYGIKLDKRKMDLDEPIRSFGYTNVPVKLHHDVEATIRVHIVEE; from the coding sequence ATGAAGGTTATTTTTCTACAAGATGTTAAAAATCAAGGTAAAAAGGGTCAAGTAAAAGAAGTCCCTAATGGCTATGCCCAAAACTTCTTATTGAAAAAAGGTTTAGCCAAGGAAGCTACAGCAAGTGCTGTTTCTGCGCAACGTGGTAAAGAAAAAGCCAATGAGAAACAAGCGCAAGAAGAACTACAAGAAGCAAAAGACTTAAAAGCGAAAATCGAAGACGAGAAAACAGTCGTAACGATTAAAGCTAAGGGTGGAGAAGACGGCCGTTTATTTGGTTCAGTCCCATCTAAACAAATTGCTACTGGCATGTTGAAACAATACGGTATTAAATTAGACAAACGTAAAATGGACTTGGACGAACCAATCCGTTCATTTGGTTACACAAATGTACCTGTAAAATTACATCATGATGTTGAAGCTACTATTCGCGTACATATCGTCGAAGAATAG
- a CDS encoding DHH family phosphoesterase — protein MKRENWQSKIPSFLLKSAIIWPLIIALLLLIIVTGISAAVSLQMGFVIVSLIVVVIGLLGFALVQMLTALSEYILGLGNQIKSVQSEILLKMPIGIIVFDENDPTIEWVNPFLQKYFYQKEIIGLDINDLDEEIFELYKEFQEDPSLKSKRFQWKNAHFEVTYLRDEHAMYFIDATEYGIIAEHADLGRIVIGHIVIDNYDETVSSMNDRRKSTIDNLVTSDLSKWAKNYDSYIKRLDDDHFLLVSTYGQLSRMEENKFVVVDNLRDKTSKANTPLTISMGISYQEKDDIIDVDDISEQAQSNLDLAQSRGGDQVVVRTKNQKARYYGGKTNPMEKRTRVRSRQIANTISTMIQNTSSVFVMGHDYPDMDAIGACLGIRRIAQMNNQICYVIIDESRVNDDIERLLVELRKDGSIAESIISPEQAEELMAQDSLLFLVDVHRPSITTAPDLITPNRPVIIIDHHRKGEEVPDNVLLEYIEPYASSASELITEFFEYQNQESEPIKRIEATAMLAGMIVDTRNFSLRTGSRTFDAASYLKSVGADSFMIQNLLKEDLTDYIKRNQLIENVELISGNLGIASGGDKDVYDSVTAAQAADTLLSMRNVDASFVVYLREDGRVGISARSLGTINVQRTMEELGGGGHLSNAATQISDVTVSEAVDMLKSVIMDKDEEDE, from the coding sequence ATGAAGAGAGAGAATTGGCAGTCTAAAATTCCTTCTTTCTTATTGAAGTCGGCAATTATATGGCCACTTATTATCGCGCTATTATTATTAATTATCGTGACCGGTATTAGTGCAGCAGTTAGTTTACAAATGGGTTTTGTAATTGTTAGTTTGATTGTTGTTGTAATAGGTTTACTTGGTTTTGCTTTGGTCCAGATGTTAACCGCCTTAAGTGAATATATCTTAGGATTAGGTAACCAGATTAAATCTGTGCAAAGTGAAATTTTATTGAAGATGCCTATTGGTATTATTGTCTTCGATGAAAATGATCCAACAATTGAATGGGTAAACCCCTTTTTACAAAAGTACTTCTACCAGAAGGAAATCATTGGATTAGATATTAATGATTTAGATGAAGAAATTTTTGAATTATACAAGGAATTCCAGGAAGATCCGTCATTGAAATCTAAACGATTTCAGTGGAAGAATGCGCATTTCGAGGTAACTTATTTAAGAGATGAGCATGCTATGTACTTTATTGATGCAACCGAGTACGGGATTATTGCTGAGCATGCTGACCTTGGCCGTATTGTAATTGGTCATATCGTGATTGATAATTATGATGAAACGGTATCTTCAATGAATGATAGAAGAAAATCTACGATTGATAACTTGGTAACGAGTGATTTATCTAAGTGGGCTAAGAATTATGATTCTTATATTAAACGTTTGGATGATGATCATTTCTTACTGGTATCAACTTATGGTCAGTTGTCTCGAATGGAAGAGAATAAGTTTGTGGTCGTTGACAACCTTCGTGACAAAACATCAAAGGCTAATACACCATTAACGATTTCTATGGGAATTTCTTACCAAGAGAAAGATGACATTATTGATGTGGATGATATTTCTGAACAAGCACAGTCTAACTTAGACCTTGCGCAAAGTCGTGGGGGTGACCAAGTCGTTGTCCGTACTAAAAATCAAAAAGCGCGTTATTATGGTGGTAAGACAAACCCGATGGAAAAACGTACACGTGTACGTTCACGTCAAATCGCCAATACTATTTCAACGATGATTCAAAACACGTCTTCAGTATTCGTTATGGGGCATGATTACCCTGATATGGATGCTATTGGTGCCTGCTTGGGTATTCGTCGTATTGCTCAAATGAATAATCAAATTTGTTATGTGATTATTGATGAAAGTCGTGTTAATGATGATATTGAACGTTTATTGGTAGAGTTACGTAAGGATGGATCAATTGCGGAATCAATCATCTCGCCTGAACAAGCGGAAGAGTTGATGGCACAGGATTCCCTACTATTCTTGGTGGACGTGCATCGTCCGTCAATTACCACTGCTCCAGACTTGATTACACCGAATAGACCTGTTATTATTATTGACCACCACCGTAAGGGTGAAGAAGTGCCGGATAATGTATTGTTAGAATATATTGAGCCTTATGCTTCTTCTGCAAGTGAGTTAATTACAGAGTTCTTCGAGTATCAAAATCAAGAAAGTGAACCAATTAAACGAATTGAAGCAACTGCTATGTTAGCGGGTATGATCGTGGATACACGTAATTTCTCTCTACGTACAGGGTCAAGAACCTTTGATGCAGCTAGTTACTTAAAATCTGTAGGTGCTGATTCATTTATGATTCAAAACCTATTGAAAGAGGACTTAACGGACTACATTAAACGTAATCAATTAATTGAAAATGTTGAATTGATTTCTGGCAATCTGGGTATTGCTAGTGGTGGAGATAAGGATGTCTATGACTCAGTTACGGCTGCCCAAGCAGCTGATACTTTGCTATCTATGCGTAACGTGGATGCTTCTTTTGTGGTTTATCTAAGAGAAGACGGTCGGGTAGGTATTTCTGCACGTAGTCTTGGAACGATTAATGTTCAACGTACAATGGAAGAGTTAGGTGGTGGTGGTCATTTATCGAATGCTGCTACACAAATTTCAGATGTGACTGTCTCTGAAGCAGTAGACATGTTAAAATCTGTTATTATGGATAAAGATGAGGAGGATGAATAA